A single window of Prionailurus viverrinus isolate Anna chromosome F1, UM_Priviv_1.0, whole genome shotgun sequence DNA harbors:
- the FCER1G gene encoding high affinity immunoglobulin epsilon receptor subunit gamma: MIPAVLLIVLLSVEQAAALGEPQLCYILDAILFLYGIVLTLLYCRLKIQVRKAAIASYEKSDGIYTGLSTRNQETYETLKHEKPPQ, translated from the exons ATGATTCCAGCCGTGCTCTTGATCGTCCTCCTTTCGGTGGAACAAGCAG CCGCCCTGGGAGAGCCTCAGCTCTGCTATATCTTGGATGCCATCCTGTTCTTGTATGGTATCGTCCTCACCCTGCTCTACTGCCGACTCAAG ATCCAGGTGCGGAAGGCGGCGATAGCCAGCTATGAG AAATCAGATGGCATTTACACG ggcctgagCACCCGGAACCAGGAGACTTATGAGACCCTGAAGCATGAGAAACCACCCCAGTAA